One Solanum lycopersicum chromosome 4, SLM_r2.1 DNA window includes the following coding sequences:
- the LOC101245247 gene encoding probable calcium-binding protein CML44, with amino-acid sequence MSPINSINLSKIFSKLDKNGDGLVCLDELKGFLDTIGIIASQEELELLLGKTSLDSIDFFFFYDAITKANINKGSNYKHEDRENVFLENDLRKVFRVFDLNEDGFICCEELQRALSRLGLWDEQCGKDCKSMINVYDKNLDGKLDYEEFKDMMFDN; translated from the coding sequence ATGTCTCCGATCAACTCaattaatttgtcaaaaatcTTCTCAAAGCTTGACAAGAATGGTGATGgccttgtgtgtcttgatgagTTAAAGGGATTTCTTGATACAATAGGAATTATTGCAAGCCAAGAGGAGCTAGAGTTGCTACTTGGTAAAACAAGCCTAGACTCcattgattttttcttcttctatgaTGCTATCACAAAGGCAAATATTAATAAAGGTAGCAATTATAAGCACGAGGATCgagaaaatgttttcttggaaaATGACCTACGTAAAGTGTTTAGAGTATTCGATTTAAACGAGGACGGATTCATATGTTGTGAGGAGCTGCAAAGAGCATTGTCAAGATTAGGATTGTGGGATGAACAATGTGGGAAAGATTGTAAGAGTATGATCAATGTTTATGACAAAAATTTAGATGGAAAACTTGATTATGAGGAGTTTAAAGACATGATGTTTGATAATTAA
- the LOC101244948 gene encoding probable methyltransferase PMT10, translating into MKGISTSLSGSENNLVSLTKSPAFVKIMGFSFLCLSLFIILRSFSSDITTVSNPTTPSLAFSMSFTSTPTAGDNPYPPPSAAAAVPKLRQPGMERTGIVDENGAMTTEFVVGDFDEEVIDSVVDEKNGSDENGGVLRGKIGKFKVCDERMRDYIPCLDNMEGILERHCPPKGKGLDCLVPWPKGYKLRITWPKSRDEIWLSNVARTPFAKGKAGNKWVVRKGDKYIFPGDMTQFSQGVNQYLDQISKMVPEIAFGQRTRVVMDISCGIASFGAYLMDHNVSTLSIATKDVHNNQIQFALERGVPAMFAAFTTHRLLYPSQAFDMIHCSRCSINWTRDDGILLLEVNRMLRAGGYFIWAAEPVHKHEENLFAPFKEMEDLTRRLCWELLKKEGDIYIWRKPLNNSCYLSRAPAVQPSLCSAGDDPDNVWNVNLTKCITQLPENGYGANVTAWPARLHSPSDRLFSIKMDAELSRREIYKAESNFWYAVIKGYIGAFRWEKLNLRNVLDMRAVYGGFAAALHDFNFDCWVMNVVPISGHNTLPVLYDRGFIGVMHDWCEPFDTYPRTYDLVHAAALFSVEKNRCNATTIMLEIDRILRPGGRVYIRDTTPVIEELIEIVQALGWVSFKYDSSEGPHSNWKLLIGEKRL; encoded by the exons ATGAAGGGGATTAGTACGAGTTTGTCAGGTTCAGAAAATAATCTTGTTTCACTTACAAAGTCTCCAGCTTTCGTCAAAATCATGGGGTTTTCTTTTCTATGCCTTTCCCTTTTCATCATTCTCAGAAGTTTTTCATCAGATATCACTACTGTCTCTAACCCCACAACCCCTTCTCTAGCATTTTCTATGTCTTTCACTTCCACACCCACTGCCGGTGACAATCCATATCCGCCGCCGTCGGCGGCGGCAGCTGTTCCGAAGCTCCGACAGCCGGGGATGGAGAGGACGGGGATTGTTGATGAGAATGGGGCAATGACAACTGAGTTTGTGGTGGGGGATTTTGATGAGGAGGTGATAGACAGTGTGGTGGATGAGAAGAATGGGAGTGATGAGAATGGAGGAGTTTTGAGGGGTAAAATTGGGAAATTTAAAGTTTGTGATGAGCGCATGAGGGATTATATTCCTTGTTTGGATAATATGGAGGGGATTTTGGAAAGGCATTGCCCTCCAAAAGGAAAAGGATTGGATTGTTTGGTGCCATGGCCTAAAGGTTACAAACTAAGAATAACATGGCCAAAGAGCAGGGATGAG ATATGGTTATCCAATGTGGCCCGTACACCCTTTGCCAAAGGAAAAGCAGGCAATAAGTGGGTAGTAAGGAAGGGTGACAAGTACATATTTCCAGGAGACATGACACAATTTTCCCAGGGTGTAAATCAATACTTGGATCAGATTTCTAAG ATGGTTCCAGAAATTGCTTTTGGCCAACGAACAAGAGTTGTCATGGATATTAGTTGTGGAATAGCGAGTTTTGGGGCATATCTGATGGACCACAATGTCAGTACATTGTCTATTGCAACAAAAGATGTGCATAACAATCAGATTCAATTTGCATTGGAACGTGGAGTGCCTGCTATGTTCGCAGCATTTACTACTCACCGTCTTTTGTACCCTAGCCAGGCATTTGACATGATACATTGTTCCAGATGTAGCATAAATTGGACCCGTGATG ATGGCATTCTGCTTCTAGAGGTGAACAGAATGCTTAGGGCAGGAGGATATTTTATCTGGGCAGCAGAACCCGTTCACAAACATGAAGAGAACTTGTTTGCACCATTTAAAG AAATGGAGGATCTTACCCGACGCCTATGCTGGGAGTTATTGAAGAAGGAGGGTGACATTTATATTTGGAGGAAGCCATTGAATAATAGTTGCTATCTCAGTCGCGCTCCAGCAGTTCAACCTTCTCTATGTTCAGCTGGTGATGATCCAGATAATGTCTG GAATGTAAATTTAACGAAATGTATTACCCAATTACCTGAGAATGGCTATGGAGCTAACGTGACTGCTTGGCCTGCACGCCTTCACTCTCCATCGGACAGGCTGTTTAGTATAAAAATGGATGCTGAATTATCTAGGAGGGAAATTTATAAAGCGGAGTCAAATTTTTGGTATGCTGTAATAAAAGGATATATTGGTGCTTTCCGTTGGGAAAAGTTAAACCTACGAAACGTGCTGGACATGAGAGCTGTATATGGGGG GTTTGCAGCTGCGTTGCATGATTTCAACTTCGATTGCTGGGTTATGAATGTTGTTCCCATTAGTGGTCATAATACACTGCCTGTTCTATATGACCGGGGTTTCATTGGAGTCATGCATGACTG GTGTGAGCCATTTGATACTTATCCAAGAACGTATGATTTAGTCCACGCTGCTGCTCTTTTCTCAGTCGAAAAAAACAG ATGCAACGCGACAACTATCATGCTAGAAATAGACAGAATTCTTCGTCCCGGGGGACGAGTTTATATTCGTGACACCACACCTGTTATCGAAGAGCTCATAGAAATTGTACAGGCCTTAGGATGGGTGTCATTTAAATATGATAGCAGCGAGGGACCTCATTCCAATTGGAAGCTACTGATTGGCGAGAAGCGTCTATAA
- the LOC138348189 gene encoding uncharacterized protein, whose product MGMCKIVSRGMGQLKLHPTRSGCQTPDPIVSPDSQNPELSQLLLERARKRVEFEGLQQGGMSVAEYEDQFHALDRHASMINPTEAERVRRFVKGLIIPIRLGVSQVAASCVPFHKVVNAAKELEMIQRDYGGAPPRSQGYVGRGYHSQSSRPVHVAIPSFEVGYAGHSSSSSVHTSHGSSSRPIVRGGHSGHLGFSHQPESRRGYFECGDVGHFASTFRAAQPPARDGAQSGGGGSHSGRGDSPSGRGGSRGGSQSEGGCSHCYAFPGRPEVEASDTIITEVFPTDLPGLPLDRDIDFCIDVELGTQPISIPPYHIALAELKELKEQLQDLLSKGFIRPSGASVFSKIDLRYAFHQLKHSWYSVQGRYYGDPKKIEAVRDWVRPASVTEIRSFLGLAGYYRWFVEGFSSISTLLTRLKQKEVTFLWSDEYEVSFQKLTFIDYRSNFDPTRGGRGFCCILRCFSDWSLLCIDVEGKVIAYASRQLKVHQKNYPIHDLELAVVVFTLNIWRHYLYGVHCKVFMNHCSLKYIFNQRDLNLRQRRWLELLKDYDMTIIYHLGKANVIVDALSRKAVSMGSLAMLQVGECPLARDVQSLANKFVRLDISEPRKVLAYMEARSSLLEQIRTQQFDDGDICKIRDKVVKGEAKAAILDSEGVLRIKGCMCVPRTGDLTRLIMEEAHSLRRSWALANAADLDVSWSPLLLKLLPVVAGSAVSAELACYCPCKIRRKEQKKKKGKADEGNREGKRNDRRKGEEKRETAGERG is encoded by the exons atggggatgtgcaagatcgtgtcgagggggatgggccaGCTCAAGCTCCACCCA ACCCGTAGTGGATGTCAGACTCCAGATCCAATAGTTTCCCCAGACTCTCAGAATCCAGAACTCAGCCAGCTACTACT TGAGAGAGCGCGCAAGAGGGTcgagtttgagggtttgcagcaaGGTGGTATGTCAGTTGCAGAGTATGAGGATCAATTTCATGCCTTGGATAGGCATGCTTCGATGATAAATCccacagaggctgagagagtgagaaggtttgttaaggggctAATTATTCCGATTCGTCTAGGAGTTTCTCAGGTTGCTGCTTCTTGTGTTCCATTCCATAAAGTGGTAAatgctgctaaggagttggagatgattcaac gtgattatggtggtgctccgcCTAGGAGTCAAGGTTATGTAGGGAGAGGTTATCACTCTCAATCCAGCAGGCCCGTTCATGTTGCTATACCTTCGTTTGAGGTTGGTTACGCTGGGCATAGTTCTTCGAGCTCAGTGCATACATCACAtggttcatcttctagacctATAGTTCGTGGAGGGCATTCTGGTCATTTAGGTTTCTCTCATCAACCTGAGTCTCGTAGGGGCTATTTTGAGTGTGGTGATGtgggacacttt GCTTCGACTTTCAGAGCTgcacaacctccagctagggATGGTGCACAGAGTGGTggaggtggttctcattcaggtagaggtgattctccttctggtcgaggtggtagtcgtggaggttcacaatctgaGGGAGGTTGTTCtcattgttatgcttttccgGGTAGGCCAGAGGTTGAGGCTTCAGATACTATTATCACAG AGGTATTCCCGACCGATTTGCCAGGTCTTCCACTAgatcgtgatattgatttttgtattgatgtagAGCTAGGCACTCAgcctatttccattcctccttatcatATAGCACtggctgaattgaaagagttgaaggagcagttgcaggatttgctgagcaaaggttttattagaccaagt ggtgcttcagttttctccaagattgatttgagatatGCCTTTCATCAACTGAAG cattcttGGTACAGTGTCCAAGGAAGGTATTATGGTGAccctaagaagattgaggcagttagagattgggtcagacctgcttcagttactgagattcggagtttcttAGGCCTTGCTGGTTATTATAGATGGTTTGTagagggtttctcatccatttCAACTCTATTAACTAGATTGAAACAAAAGGAGGTGACTTTTCTGTGGTCTGACGAGTatgaggttagtttccaaaagctcacTTTTATTGACTACCGCTccaattttgaccctacccgtggagggagagggttttgttgtatattgagATGTTTCTCGGATTGGTCTTTGTTGTGTATTGATGTAGAAGGGaaagtgatagcttatgcttcgaggcagttGAAGGTTCATCAGAAAaactaccctattcatgatttagagttggcagTTGTTGTGTTTACGTTGAatatttggaggcattatctttatggtgtacATTGTAAGGTGTTCATGAATCATTGTAGTCtcaagtatatattcaatcagagggatctcaatttgaggcaacggagatggttggagttgctcaaGGACTACGACATGACTATTATTTATCATCTAGGCAAGGCAAATGTTATAGTAGATGCCTTGAGTCGGaaggcggtaagtatgggtagtctagccaTGTTACAAGTTGGCGAATGTCCTTTAGCAAGGGATGTTCAATCCTTGGCCAATAAatttgtgagacttgatatttcagaacctcgtaaggtgttggcttatatggaggctaggtcatccttgttggaaCAGATTCGAactcaacagtttgatgatggtgataTATGTAAGATTAGAGACAAGGTGGtaaaaggagaagccaaggctgcaattcttgatagtgagggagttttgaggattaaaggtTGTATGTGTGTTCCTCGGacaggtgatttgactagattgatcatggaggaggcCCATAGTTTgag AAGGAGTTGGGCACTCGCGAATGCTGCTGACCTCGATGTTTCATGGTCTCCATTGCTGCTGAAGCTGCTGCCAGTTGTTGCTGGTTCAGCTGTCTCTGCAG AGCTCGCCTGCTACTGTCCCtgcaaaataagaagaaaagaacagaagaagaagaaggggaaGGCAGATGAGGGAAACAGGGAAGGAAAGAGGAACGATCGGAGAAAGGGAGAGGAGAAAAGGGAGACGGCTGGAGAGAGAGGATGA
- the LOC101245539 gene encoding probable calcium-binding protein CML44 yields the protein MSTLNESHIQRIFDKLDEDGDGLVSLDELKELLDKIGACTGLDELQSLVGKTSLNFIDFLFFYEAMVKKNNEEKIKEDNMNINDNSLEDDLVEAFKVFDLNGDGFISCEELQKVLSRLGLWDEKEGSDCKNMIHMYDTNLDGVLDFEEFKNMMLVSKS from the coding sequence ATGTCTACGTTGAACGAAAGCCATATCCAAAGGATATTCGACAAGCTTGATGAAGATGGTGATGGATTAGTGAGTTTAGATGAGCTCAAAGAGCTTCTTGATAAGATTGGAGCTTGCACGGGGCTTGATGAGCTTCAATCTTTGGTAGGTAAAACGAGTCTCAACTTCATCgatttcttattcttttacGAGGCTATggtgaagaaaaataatgaagaaaagataaaagaagacaACATGAATATCAATGATAATAGTTTGGAAGATGATCTTGTTGAAGCATTCAAGGTGTTTGATTTGAATGGAGATGGTTTTATATCATGTGAAGAGCTTCAAAAAGTGTTGTCAAGATTAGGATTATGGGATGAGAAAGAAGGAAGTGATTGTAAGAACATGATTCACATGTATGATACTAACCTTGATGGGGTTCTTGATTTTGAAGAGTTTAAGAACATGATGTTGGTGTCTAAATCTTGA